The genome window ATTGCATTTTCATGAATCACAACACCAGGGAAGAGAAGACTACTGCGGACCTCTGAACCTTGATGAAGGTGTACCCGACGTGAAACAACGGAGCGTTCAACGGTTCCTTCTACAATACTACCCGAAGCAAATTGAGACGATTTAATATGTGAAGTCTTGGAATAATACGTTGGTTCTTCATTCTTCACTTTCGTATACACTTTTTGATTTGGTGAAAAGAGCTTCATGAATTTTTGGTTTTCCAACATATCCAAGTTTGCCTGGTAGTAGGATTCCACTGAATGAATATTGGCAAGGTAGCCTGTATATTCAAAGGCAAAAGCATTGTATTCCACCGCCAAATCACGCAAGATATAGCGCAGTTTTTGTGGGTATTCTTTCTTGGCTTCTTCTTCTATTTTTTCAATCAACCAAGGGGTATCCACAATAAAGACATCTGTTGACATGTTGTAGACTTCATCAGGAGACTTGCTGTCAAACAGTTTTTGCTCCGTAACATGGTCTGTCTCATCAATCTGTAGAATCGCATTCACTTCAGAGATATTTTGAGGATGCAACTTTTTGTAAACAACTGTAATCGGACGGTCAACGCTATTATGCAAGTGGAAAACTTGATTGAGGTCAATATTCATCAAAACATCACAGTTTAAAGCAACTGTTTGGTTGGAACCAGACCGTTTCAAATAGGTCAATAATTGTTGGTAGTATTCTGGCCCTACCGTTGTATTTTCAACTGGAGTATTATAGATTCCAAGGTAATAGTGGCTCAATAAAGTAGACAAGCCCCACTCACGACCTGAACGAATATGGTCAAAGACCGAACTAATATTTTCTTGTTGGAAAATCCCAAAAACACTACGAATACCAGCATTCGCAAGGCTAGACAATGGGAAGTCAATCAAGCGGTATTTCCCATCAAACGGTAGGGAGGCTACCGGACGATGGCTGGTCAAAGTGGACATATCATGATACCCAACTGTATTTCCTAAAATGGCTGAATATTTATCAATCTTCATCTGTTGCTACCCCCACTTTTTCATTGTAACCGACAACTTGTACTTCCTCTGTTCCATCAATCACGACACCTTCTGCAATGACTGCGCCTTCTCCAATAATCGCGCGTTTCACAACAGCTCCTTTACCGATAATGGCATTGCTCATCACGACAGCATCTTCGACAACTGCTCCTTCACGAACTTGAGCTTCTGTTGATAAGATGGAGTGTTTGACTGTACCGTCTACCGAACAACCATCGACGACAAGAGAATCTTCGATGTGAGCATGTTCCCCAAAGAAGTTTGGTGGAGAAATGAGGTTGCGTGAATAGATTTTCCAGTGACGATCGCGACTATCCAAGGCATTATTTGGATCGATATATTCCATATTGGCTTCCCAAAGAGACTCAATTGTACCAACGTCTTTCCAATAGCCATTGAATTCATAAGCATAAACACTTTCGCCTGATTCTAGATACGTTGGAATGACATTTTTACCGAAGTCTGACATATCGATATCGCTCTTTTCAGCAGCAACTAACATATTGCGCAGACGAGCCCAGTCAAAGATGTAAATCCCCATTGAATCCTTAGTTGATTTTGGTTCAGCTGGTTTTTCTTCAAATTCGACAATCCGATTATTGGCATCTGTATTCATGATTCCAAAACGGCTTGCTTCCTTCAAAGGTACATCTAGGACGGCAACAGTCAAGCTTGCGTTATTATCCTTGTGTGCTTGAAGCATGTCATCGTAATCCATCTTGTAGATATGATCCCCAGATAGAATCAAGACATACTCCGGATTGATGCTATCAATATAGTCGATATTTTGAAGAATCGCATGACTAGTTCCTTCGAACCACCGATTTCCTTCACTAGCTGAATAAGGTTGGAGAATAGACACACCCGTATTGATTCCATCCAAGCCCCAGCTGGAACCATTCCCAATATGGCTGTTAAGGGCAAGTGGTTGATACTGTGTAATCACACCAACATTGTGAATTCCTGAGTTGGCACAGTTTGAGAGAGCAAAATCGATAATCCGATAGCGCCCACCAAATTGAACCGCAGGTTTCGCGATGTTTTTGGTTAATTTTCCAAGACGTGTTCCTTGCCCTCCGGCAAGAATTAAAGCGAGCATTTCATTCTTCATTGACTACTTCCTCTTTTTAAAGCTTGGACTCCCTTAGAGTCAACCGATCATCATTTTTTATCTGATGTTTTAGATTTCGTTTTGCGAACCTTCCGTTTCACCTTCCAAATGCTAGCCCCTAAAGCCGGCAAAGTAAAGGTCAAAGTTTGTTCATAATCCTTCCACAGTCCATCTTGAGACTGAACTGTCGGATTGTGCTCTTTCCAGACACCTCCCCATTCTTCTAATTCTGTATTCCAAATTTCTTCATAGACCGCTGATACAGGCACACCAATCGTAAAGTCCTTGCGTTCTACTGGTGCCATATTGAAGACGCAAACCAAAAGATCGCCTTTACGATTTTTCCGGATCATAGACAAGACGCTCTGATCCCGGTTATCTGCATCTATAATCTCCAAGCCATCAAAGCTATCATCAATCTCCCACAATTCCTTGTGTTCTTTGTAGAAATGATTGAGCTGAGAAGTAAAACGACGCATCTTAGCATTCATTTCATCCTCTA of Streptococcus sp. S5 contains these proteins:
- a CDS encoding glucose-1-phosphate adenylyltransferase; this encodes MKNEMLALILAGGQGTRLGKLTKNIAKPAVQFGGRYRIIDFALSNCANSGIHNVGVITQYQPLALNSHIGNGSSWGLDGINTGVSILQPYSASEGNRWFEGTSHAILQNIDYIDSINPEYVLILSGDHIYKMDYDDMLQAHKDNNASLTVAVLDVPLKEASRFGIMNTDANNRIVEFEEKPAEPKSTKDSMGIYIFDWARLRNMLVAAEKSDIDMSDFGKNVIPTYLESGESVYAYEFNGYWKDVGTIESLWEANMEYIDPNNALDSRDRHWKIYSRNLISPPNFFGEHAHIEDSLVVDGCSVDGTVKHSILSTEAQVREGAVVEDAVVMSNAIIGKGAVVKRAIIGEGAVIAEGVVIDGTEEVQVVGYNEKVGVATDED
- the glgD gene encoding glucose-1-phosphate adenylyltransferase subunit GlgD; this encodes MKIDKYSAILGNTVGYHDMSTLTSHRPVASLPFDGKYRLIDFPLSSLANAGIRSVFGIFQQENISSVFDHIRSGREWGLSTLLSHYYLGIYNTPVENTTVGPEYYQQLLTYLKRSGSNQTVALNCDVLMNIDLNQVFHLHNSVDRPITVVYKKLHPQNISEVNAILQIDETDHVTEQKLFDSKSPDEVYNMSTDVFIVDTPWLIEKIEEEAKKEYPQKLRYILRDLAVEYNAFAFEYTGYLANIHSVESYYQANLDMLENQKFMKLFSPNQKVYTKVKNEEPTYYSKTSHIKSSQFASGSIVEGTVERSVVSRRVHLHQGSEVRSSLLFPGVVIHENAIVEHAILDKGVEVAAGVTIRGTEEAPVVVKKGTIVTEDIV